One Drosophila santomea strain STO CAGO 1482 chromosome X, Prin_Dsan_1.1, whole genome shotgun sequence DNA segment encodes these proteins:
- the LOC120455070 gene encoding 28S ribosomal protein S14, mitochondrial, whose translation MNSLARIGGFVCQSVQIAGCGLQQVRTKYADWKMIRDVKRRKCVKENAVERLRINSLRKNDILPPELREVADAEIAAFPRDSSLVRVRERCALTSRPRGVVHKYRLSRIVWRHLADYNKLSGVQRAMW comes from the exons ATGAATTCTCTGGCCAGGATCGGGGGTTTTGTGTGCCAGTCCGTGCAGATAGCCGGCTGCGGG ctgcagcaggtGCGCACAAAGTACGCCGATTGGAAGATGATTCGCGATGTAAAGCGGCGCAAGTGCGTCAAGGAGAACGCCGTGGAGCGGCTGCGGATCAACTCGCTGCGCAAGAACGACATCCTGCCGCCGGAGCTGCGCGAGGTGGCCGACGCCGAGATCGCTGCCTTTCCTCGGGACTCATCGCTGGTCCGGGTGAGGGAACGCTGTGCGCTTACGTCACGGCCGCGCGGAGTCGTCCACAAGTACAGGCTTAGTCGAATCGTGTGGCGCCACCTCGCCGACTACAACAAGCTGTCCGGCGTGCAGCGTGCCATGTGGTAG